A genomic stretch from Thermodesulfobacteriota bacterium includes:
- a CDS encoding isocitrate/isopropylmalate family dehydrogenase, whose translation MSTRRIVIIPGDGIGPEITAAVEKVIAASGADIEWVEHLAGLSALEQGLHVMPEETIDAIKEHKVALKGPCTTPIGKGFTSVNVQLRKILDLYAAVRPVRNLPGVTTRFNNVDIVIIRENTEGLYSGVENVVTPGVVMSMKVATEKACSCISHWAFEYARHRHRRKVTVFHKANIMKMTDGLFISKSKEAALEYPDIEYQEMIIDAGCMKLVQDPPQFDILLLENLYGDLISDLCAGLVGGLGVVPGANIGDSEAVFEAVHGSAPDIAGKNVANPLALLMSGVMMLNHIADTEGREDFFECAERIKHAYDRALQEGDKTRDLGGQLSTTEFADALIRRMETGE comes from the coding sequence ATGAGCACACGCAGAATCGTTATCATTCCGGGCGACGGTATAGGGCCCGAGATTACCGCAGCGGTAGAAAAAGTCATAGCGGCATCCGGCGCAGACATCGAATGGGTAGAGCATCTGGCCGGCCTTTCGGCCCTCGAACAAGGGCTCCACGTCATGCCGGAGGAAACCATAGACGCGATAAAAGAGCACAAGGTAGCGCTCAAGGGGCCGTGCACGACGCCAATAGGGAAGGGCTTTACGTCGGTGAACGTCCAGCTCAGGAAAATCCTCGACCTCTACGCTGCAGTCAGGCCGGTAAGGAACCTCCCCGGAGTCACGACGCGCTTTAACAACGTCGATATAGTCATAATCCGCGAGAACACCGAGGGCCTCTACAGCGGCGTCGAAAACGTAGTCACACCGGGCGTCGTCATGAGCATGAAGGTCGCCACCGAAAAGGCCTGCTCGTGCATATCCCACTGGGCGTTCGAATACGCGCGCCACCGCCACAGGAGGAAGGTTACGGTCTTTCACAAGGCGAACATCATGAAGATGACGGACGGGCTTTTCATAAGCAAGTCCAAGGAAGCGGCCCTCGAATACCCCGACATCGAATACCAGGAGATGATAATCGACGCCGGATGTATGAAGCTCGTCCAGGACCCCCCCCAGTTCGACATCCTTCTCCTCGAAAATCTCTACGGCGACCTCATCAGCGACCTCTGCGCGGGGCTCGTGGGCGGGCTCGGAGTGGTGCCGGGCGCTAACATCGGCGATAGCGAAGCCGTGTTCGAAGCTGTGCACGGCTCGGCCCCCGACATCGCCGGAAAGAACGTCGCGAACCCGCTCGCGCTACTGATGTCGGGCGTCATGATGCTGAATCACATCGCCGACACCGAGGGCCGCGAAGATTTCTTCGAATGCGCCGAGAGGATAAAGCACGCCTACGACCGTGCGCTCCAGGAAGGCGACAAGACGCGCGACCTCGGCGGGCAACTGAGCACGACGGAATTCGCAGACGCGCTCATCAGGAGGATGGAGACGGGCGAGTAG